The sequence AAGGCGGCTTTCACAAAATAAAGAGATTATTCTTGGTCAATCATCCATTTACGGAACTCTTTACGCTCTGCTTTAGAAGCTTTTAGGTACCAAGCTTTGAGTTGATCGGTATTTGAAATAGTTCCTGGTTGACTGCTCATTGACCCATTGCTTTTCACTTCATTTACAGTCGAAACGGTGGCAGCTGTTGCAGTCGTTGCTGCTGCGACACCCGCAGTATCGGTCACCGTGGCCGTGGTGATAAGCGTGGCGTTATCGCCAAACATAATACCATTACTTTGGTTGTATTCCACCACCATATTTTCTATGCCTTTATAGGGCATAAAACCAGGTTTCGGTGGCAGTTTATTCATTGTGAAGTCGACATCTTTACCGTTAGAAATCAATTTCCAATCTGGCGTTTTCTTAAAGTGGTTCTTCGCCTGTTCATGACTGTAAACGGTAGGGGCAACGATCTCTATATCAGCTTCTTTCGCATCAAACTGGAGAAGATAAGGCGCGGAATCGAACGTCTGTTTGGAAGAGCCTTTCCCTAGTCTCGCGGTCATTCGAACCACTATCTGCGTGAACCCTGGTTTGACCGATGTTACTTCCACTGTGGATTCAGTCTCAACTTGATTTACAACCAGTAACCTCACGTTTTGAGTTGGTATGATTTCTGCGGCTAAAGACGCGCCTGAAAACAACAGACTAAACATACACACTGATACGACTTTTTTCATGTACACCTCAATTATTTGAATTTTAGCGAATATAACAAAAAACCACCCGAAAGGGTGGTTTTAAATCAAGCATCTAAAAAACTAATTTTAGAATTCAGATTTGATACCTACAGCGTAACCAGTATCTGTATTACTTTCGTCAGTTCCACCAATTTCAGCGTAGATAGTAGTTGAAGGTGCAACAGCGTAACCTGCGTTTACGAAGTAAGTAGTCACATCACTTTCACCAGCAGCATCAAAGTCTGTACCACTCACACCTGCAGCGAATTTCCATGCTTCAACAGTATAGTCAGCCGCGAAAGCAATTGTGTTAGCTGTTTTTTCAAGTTCATAATAACCTAGTTCTAGGTTAAGTGCTTCGATGCCGCCAAAGCGAGCTTCAAGCGCCCACACATCATTCTCAGCACTACCATAGTGACCGTAGAATGCTGTAAAATCAAAATCAGCAACACGAACACCGATGTTCATATCAACTAGCTCAGTACCTGAATTTGTTACTGAAGTAATAATGTCTCCATAAGTGTCGCTTTCACTATCCGTATCTAGAACGGATTCTTCACTATAAGCGTTGTCACCTTGATTACCTTGGTATGCGATACCAGCGTAAACCATACCTGTGTCAAGTTGATATTTAATAGTTTCACTACCACCAAAATCTAAGTCATCAAAAGCTGAACTAACACCGAACTGGTAGTCAGAACCGATACCCGCGTCATCTAGGATAGTCGCTGTTTTACCTACTTTAGCTGTGTGCATGCCAGAGTAGATACCGAAGTATGCGTCGCCAGTGTCCGCTGTACCGCCGTCACCAGAGAATTCCCAGAACGCACCGACAGAGATATCTTCAGTTGCTGCATAGCGAACGTCAAAAGAGAAGTCAGCATCTTGAAGGTCTTGACCAGGGTTTGAATCTTTAGTTGTATCTTTTAGATAAACAACTTCTAAGTCACCGCCTAGATCAACTGACACGCCGTCTTGGTTGTATAGTTCAATACCTGCGTTAGCTGCTGTAGATGCAACTAGTACTGATAGTGCTAATAGAGTCTTTTTCATAATAATATCCACTGCCTTTTCTTAAGAAAATTTAGGAAATCCTTTTCGGTTCCCTTTTTTTATTTTATTGATGATAACGTTTTACCAATTTGGCTACCCGTCACCACCACTAAATTTCGAAACCTAGATTGCAAAAGAAATCGCCTCATGTCAAACACATAAAAAAATAAAAATAAAAATACATAAAACAATAAAAAACAGAGACTTAACACAGGAAACATTCATCACGCTTATCATAATACCAATCAAACAGCTCCAAATTAAACATAGATGCAGCGGCACATAACAGCTTATAACACTGCAAGTACGATTACAAAGACAATAAAACAGCACAATACAGCTACTAAAAGACACTTTTTAAAAATATAATTCTATATCAACTTCCTCTAACGTAACATTTTGGAAGGTTCAGTTTTTTTTGTGATCTTGATCCTATTTTAGTTAGAAAAGAACTGAATTTGTGACTCAAATCGCGAGATCAAGACGATAAATTACTAACGAAAATAAATTCTTATCTAAATTAATTCCGTAATCAGACCGTCATATAAATATGCTTCGTGATTGCACTCACATATTCTTGAGCCATAGAGCGGAGGTCTTTGCTGTGCTAGACTGCGCCATTATCAAAAGTTGGCTCCGTTATGCTTAATCCTAAAGTCCAAAAATCGATTCGTAATAGCTATCAGAATCTGCAGCACCAGTTAGATAATTTTGTTCCTAGACGCGCACAAAATTATCTGGTGGCTGAAATTGCTAAAACGTTATCGGGTGACTATCACAAAAAAAACCGAATCATTGTGGCAGAAGCAGGCACCGGGATAGGTAAATCACTGGCTTATTT is a genomic window of Vibrio algarum containing:
- a CDS encoding YccT family protein → MKKVVSVCMFSLLFSGASLAAEIIPTQNVRLLVVNQVETESTVEVTSVKPGFTQIVVRMTARLGKGSSKQTFDSAPYLLQFDAKEADIEIVAPTVYSHEQAKNHFKKTPDWKLISNGKDVDFTMNKLPPKPGFMPYKGIENMVVEYNQSNGIMFGDNATLITTATVTDTAGVAAATTATAATVSTVNEVKSNGSMSSQPGTISNTDQLKAWYLKASKAERKEFRKWMIDQE
- a CDS encoding porin, encoding MKKTLLALSVLVASTAANAGIELYNQDGVSVDLGGDLEVVYLKDTTKDSNPGQDLQDADFSFDVRYAATEDISVGAFWEFSGDGGTADTGDAYFGIYSGMHTAKVGKTATILDDAGIGSDYQFGVSSAFDDLDFGGSETIKYQLDTGMVYAGIAYQGNQGDNAYSEESVLDTDSESDTYGDIITSVTNSGTELVDMNIGVRVADFDFTAFYGHYGSAENDVWALEARFGGIEALNLELGYYELEKTANTIAFAADYTVEAWKFAAGVSGTDFDAAGESDVTTYFVNAGYAVAPSTTIYAEIGGTDESNTDTGYAVGIKSEF